One window of the Periophthalmus magnuspinnatus isolate fPerMag1 chromosome 6, fPerMag1.2.pri, whole genome shotgun sequence genome contains the following:
- the pdia3 gene encoding protein disulfide-isomerase A3: MLRLLLLAALAALSAASDVLEFTDDDFDSRIGDHDLILVEFFAPWCGHCKRLAPEYEVAATRLKGVVGLAKVDCTANSNTCSKYGVNGYPTLKIFRDGEETGPYDGPRTADGIVSFLKKQAGPASVELKSEEDLDKFTSDQDASVIGFFSDSSSAAQVEFLKAASALRESYRFAHTNEAGLITANGEGVVLFRPKKLQNKFEESTVKFSEEKFTSNKLKRFIQDNIFGMCPHMTDDNKDQLKGRDLCVAYYDVDYAKNPKGSNYWRNRVMKVAKGFLDKGQSLNFAVANKNSFMHELTEFGLDGSSGELPLVAIRTARGDKYVMTEEFSRDGKALESFLQDYFDGKLKRYLKSEPIPEDNDGPVKVLVAENFDSIVNDDSKDVLIEFYAPWCGHCKNLEPKYTELGEKLSSDPNVIIAKMDATANDVPSPYEVSGFPTIYFSPAGQKNSPKKYNGGREVSDFISYLKREASNPLVLPDEPKKKKKKSEL, translated from the exons ATGCTCAGGCTCCTGCTCCTCGCCGCTCTTGCCGCTCTCTCCGCGGCCAGTgatgtgttggagttcaccgaTGATGACTTCGATAGCCGCATCGGGGACCACGACCTCATCCTCGTGGAGTTCTTTGCGCCgtg GTGCGGGCACTGTAAACGTCTGGCCCCCGAGTACGAAGTGGCCGCCACTCGACTCAAAGGAGTTGTGGGTCTGGCAAAG gTTGACTGCACAGCCAACAGTAACACTTGCAGTAAATACGGAGTGAACGGGTATCCCACCTTAAAGATCTTTAGAGACGGAGAGGAGACTGGACCGTACGATGGACCCAGGACTGCAG ACGGCATCGTGAGCTTCCTGAAGAAACAGGCAGGTCCTGCATCTGTGGAGCTCAAGTCTGAGGAGGATCTGGACAAGTTCACCTCCGACCAGGACGCCAGTGTCATAG GTTTCTTCTCAGACTCATCTTCTGCAGCTCAGGTTGAGTTTCTGAAGGCTGCTAGCGCTCTGAGGGAGAGCTACCGATTTGCTCACACCAACGAAGCGGGTCTGATCACAGCCAATGGAGA GGGCGTGGTACTGTTCCGTCCAAAGAAGCTCCAGAACAAGTTTGAAGAATCCACTGTGAAATTCAGCGAAGAAAAGTTCACAAGTAACAAACTCAAGAGGTTCATCCAGGACAATAT TTTTGGGATGTGTCCTCACATGACTGACGATAACAAAGACCAGCTAAAGGGGCGGGATTTGTGCGTGGCGTATTATGATGTGGACTACGCCAAAAACCCCAAGGGCTCCAACTACTGGAGGAACAG AGTAATGAAGGTGGCGAAGGGCTTCCTGGACAAAGGGCAGAGCCTGAATTTCGCCGTGGCCAATAAGAACTCATTCATGCATGAGCTGACTGAATTTGGATTGGACGGCAGCAGTGGAGAGCTCCCCCTGGTGGCCATCCGAACGGCCCGTGGCGACAAATATGTCATGACCGAGGAGTTCTC cCGTGACGGTAAAGCTCTGGAGAGTTTCCTACAAGATTATTTTGATGGAAAACTGAAGCGTTACCTGAAGTCTGAGCCCATCCCCGAAGACAACGATGGCCCGGTGAAG GTTTTAGTGGCGGAAAACTTTGATTCGATTGTGAATGATGACTCCAAAGACGTCCTGATCGAGTTCTACGCGCCTTGGTGTGGCCACTGCAAGAACCTGGAGCCCAAGTACACCGAGCTCGGAGAGAAG TTGTCATCTGATCCAAACGTGATCATCGCCAAAATGGACGCCACCGCCAATGACGTGCCATCGCCGTATGAAGTCAGCGG tttCCCCACGATCTACTTCTCTCCAGCTGGACAGAAGAACAGCCccaaaaaatacaat GGTGGTCGGGAGGTGAGCGACTTCATCTCGTACCTCAAACGTGAAGCGTCCAATCCCCTGGTTCTGCCTGATGAGcccaagaagaagaaaaagaagtcagaactataa
- the LOC117372351 gene encoding creatine kinase U-type, mitochondrial-like, which yields MASSFSRVLSSRRHLGLLSLAGAGSVTAAFLLHQQRDRAVSAEAVRRRYPASADYPDLRKHNNCMASHLTPAIYAKLCDKSTPNGYTLDQAIQTGVDNPGHPFIKTVGMVAGDEESYEVFADLLDPVIKERHNGYDPRTMTHPTDLDSSKLTSGMFDEKYVLSSRVRTGRSIRGLSLPPACTRAERREVERVVVEALSGLKEDLAGKYYSLTQMTEKEQQQLIDDHFLFDKPVSPLLTCAGMARDWPDARGIWHNNEKTFLIWVNEEDHTRVISMEKGGNMKRVFERFCRGLKEVEHLIQERGWEFMWNERLGYILTCPSNLGTGLRAGVHVKLPLLSKDPRFNKILDNLRLQKRGTGGVDTAAVGGIFDISNLDRLGQSEVQLVQTVVDGVNYLVECEKRLEKGQDIKVPPPIKTFK from the exons ATGGCCAGCAGCTTCTCCCGGGTCCTGTCCTCCAGGCGGCACCTTGGCCTGCTGTCTCTGGCCGGGGCTGGCTCCGTGACCGCCGCCTTCCTCCTCCATCAGCAGCGGGACCGAGCCGTGAGCGCCGAGGCCGTGAGGAGGAGATACCCCGCCAG TGCGGACTATCCCGACCTCCGCAAACACAACAACTGTATGGCCAGTCACCTGACTCCAGCCATCTACGCCAAACTGTGTGACAAGTCCACCCCCAATGGCTACACGCTGGACCAGGCTATCCAAACCGGAGTGGACAACCCTGGACACCCCTTCATCAAGACTGTAGGCATGGTGGCAGGAGACGAGGAGAGTTATGAG GTGTTTGCAGATCTGCTGGACCCTGTGATCAAAGAGAGACACAACGGCTACGACCCCCGAACCATGACTCATCCCACCGACCTGGACTCCAGCAAG cTTACGTCGGGTATGTTTGATGAGAAGTATGTGCTGTCATCTCGTGTGAGGACAGGGCGTAGTATTCGGGGGCTCAGTCTGCCCCCTGCCTGTACTCGGGCAGAGCGGCGAGAGGTGGAGCGTGTGGTGGTGGAGGCTCTGTCCGGACTCAAGGAAGATCTGGCCGGGAAGTACTACAGTCTGACCCAGATGACTGAGAAGGAACAACAACAGCTCATAGAT gatcacttcctgtttgacaaACCTGTGTCTCCGCTGCTCACCTGTGCGGGTATGGCCCGGGACTGGCCCGACGCCCGCGGCATCTG GCACAATAACGAGAAGACGTTTCTGATCTGGGTGAACGAGGAGGACCACACCAgagtcatctccatggaaaagggCGGCAACATGAAGAGAGTGTTTGAAAGGTTCTGTAGAGGGCTCAaagag GTGGAGCATCTGATTCAGGAGCGTGGCTGGGAGTTCATGTGGAATGAGAGACTCGGGTACATCCTCACTTGCCCCTCCAACCTGGGCACAGGGCTGAGAGCGGGAGTGCATGTCAAACTACCTCTGCTCAGCAAG GACCCGCGCTTCAATAAGATCCTGGATAACCTGCGTCTGCAGAAGAGAGGCACAGGGGGCGTCGACACCGCCGCTGTGGGTGGAATCTTTGACATCTCCAATCTGGACCGACTCGGACAGTCTGAG GTGCAGTTGGTGCAGACCGTGGTGGATGGTGTGAATTACCTCGTGGAGTGTGAGAAGCGTCTGGAGAAAGGTCAAGACATCAAAGTCCCTCCACCTATCAAGACGTTCAagtag